A genomic segment from Glycine soja cultivar W05 chromosome 18, ASM419377v2, whole genome shotgun sequence encodes:
- the LOC114396803 gene encoding UDP-glycosyltransferase 91A1-like: protein MAGDEEKLTIVMFPWLAFGHMIPNLELAKLIARKGHQVSFVSTPRNIQRLPKPSPNTLINFVKLPLPKIQNLPENAEATTDIPYDVVEHLKVAYDALQEPLKRFLESSKPDWLFYDFVPFWAGSIASKLGIKSAFYSICTPPFSGFLGPPSSLMGKDSLRQKPEDFIVSPPWVPFPTTVAFRYFEIMRIVDSLSAENNTGVSDAYRYGASAENCDIVVIRGCTEFQPEWFQVLENIYRKPVLPIGQLPSTDPVGGEDTDTWRWVKDWLDKHARGSVVYVAFGSEAKPRQDEVTEIALGLEKSKLPFFWALRLQRGPWDPDVLRLPEGFEERTKALGVVCTTWAPQLKILGHMAVGGFLTHSGWTSVVEAILNEKPLVLLTFLSDQGINARVLEEKKMGYSVPRNERDGLFTSDSVAESLRLVMVEEEGRIYRERIKEMKDLFVNRERQNMYIDNLLRTLTSSLKC from the coding sequence atggctGGAGATGAAGAAAAACTTACAATAGTGATGTTCCCATGGCTAGCCTTCGGTCACATGATCCCAAACCTTGAGTTGGCCAAACTCATTGCTCGAAAGGGCCACCAAGTGAGTTTCGTATCCACCCCAAGAAACATACAGCGTCTCCCAAAACCGTCACCAAATACACTCATCAATTTCGTGAAGCTTCCACTCCCCAAAATCCAAAACCTTCCAGAAAACGCAGAAGCCACCACTGACATCCCCTACGACGTCGTTGAACACCTCAAAGTAGCCTATGACGCCCTCCAAGAACCTTTAAAACGTTTTCTCGAATCTTCCAAACCGGATTGGCTGTTCTACGACTTCGTGCCCTTCTGGGCTGGTTCAATTGCTTCCAAGCTTGGCATCAAAAGCGCTTTTTACAGCATCTGCACTCCACCCTTCTCGGGGTTCTTAGGACCCCCTTCGTCTCTCATGGGTAAAGATTCGTTACGCCAAAAACCGGAAGATTTCATCGTTTCCCCTCCGTGGGTCCCGTTTCCGACAACCGTCGCATTTCGGTACTTCGAAATTATGAGAATTGTAGACAGTTTGTCGGCCGAAAACAACACCGGCGTATCCGACGCGTACCGGTACGGTGCCAGTGCTGAGAACTGTGACATCGTGGTGATTAGAGGATGCACCGAGTTCCAACCGGAGTGGTTTCAAGTGCTGGAGAATATTTACCGGAAACCGGTTCTCCCCATTGGGCAACTCCCTAGTACTGACCCTGTTGGGGGTGAGGATACCGACACGTGGCGGTGGGTGAAGGATTGGCTGGACAAGCATGCGCGTGGGAGCGTGGTGTACGTGGCGTTTGGAAGCGAAGCGAAACCAAGGCAGGACGAAGTGACAGAGATAGCTTTGGGTTTGGAGAAATCGAAGCTTCCATTTTTCTGGGCGCTGAGGCTTCAGCGTGGGCCGTGGGACCCAGATGTGTTGCGGTTACCAGAAGGGTTCGAGGAGCGGACCAAAGCGCTTGGAGTTGTGTGCACCACTTGGGCGCCGCAGTTGAAGATTTTGGGGCACATGGCGGTTGGTGGCTTCTTGACTCACTCGGGTTGGACCTCTGTGGTGGAGGCTATTCTGAATGAGAAGCCGTTGGTTCTGTTAACGTTTTTGTCAGACCAAGGAATAAATGCGAGAGTATTGGAGGAGAAGAAAATGGGCTATTCTGTGCCCAGAAATGAAAGAGATGGATTGTTCACGAGTGACTCGGTAGCTGAGTCACTGAGGCTGGTTATGGTTGAAGAAGAAGGAAGGATCTATAGGGAAAGAATTAAAGAGATGAAGGACTTATTTGTGAATAGAGAAagacaaaatatgtatattgatAATCTCCTACGCACTCTTACAAGCTCATTGAAATGTTAA